One genomic segment of Bremerella alba includes these proteins:
- a CDS encoding ferritin-like domain-containing protein, which yields MGLFTSKKYETLEELFIAQIEDLYDAEQRLTKALPKMRDAATDAMLKEAFSSHLVETERQVERLEEVFRLIGKSPKAETCEAMKGLLKEGEEMLDAKGNADVLDAGLIAAAQRVEHYEMAGYGTARALANRLGHRDAAELLGVTLEEEANADRKLSSVAETHSNVTAPK from the coding sequence ATGGGACTATTTACCAGTAAGAAATACGAAACGCTTGAAGAACTATTCATCGCTCAGATCGAAGATCTATACGACGCCGAACAGCGGCTGACCAAAGCACTTCCTAAAATGCGTGATGCGGCTACCGACGCGATGCTCAAGGAGGCGTTCAGTTCTCACCTCGTGGAAACCGAACGTCAGGTCGAACGCTTGGAAGAAGTCTTTCGCCTGATTGGTAAGTCACCCAAGGCCGAAACCTGCGAAGCAATGAAAGGCCTTCTCAAAGAAGGCGAAGAAATGCTCGACGCCAAAGGCAACGCCGACGTCCTTGATGCCGGCCTGATTGCGGCTGCCCAACGCGTGGAACACTACGAAATGGCCGGTTACGGCACAGCTCGCGCGCTTGCCAACCGTCTTGGTCACCGTGATGCAGCCGAACTGCTTGGGGTAACTCTCGAAGAGGAAGCGAACGCCGATCGCAAACTATCAAGCGTCGCTGAAACGCACTCCAACGTCACGGCGCCTAAGTAG
- a CDS encoding DoxX family protein, translated as MMNIFLWILQGLLALHTMIGAIWKFSHTAEQTMPSLRAIPNSVWLGMSVLEIVCAVALMVPAFSKSWGIFAVIALAGIAAEMLLFTSLHFASGDSTLGPVIYWGIVFGLCVFIAYGRLVLQPF; from the coding sequence ATGATGAATATTTTTTTGTGGATTCTTCAGGGACTTCTCGCGCTGCATACGATGATCGGAGCGATATGGAAGTTCTCTCATACCGCGGAGCAAACGATGCCATCGCTCCGGGCGATACCCAACAGTGTTTGGTTGGGAATGAGTGTGCTCGAGATCGTATGTGCGGTCGCGCTAATGGTTCCAGCGTTTAGCAAATCATGGGGAATCTTTGCCGTGATCGCCCTGGCGGGGATAGCTGCAGAAATGCTGCTTTTTACTTCGCTACACTTTGCTTCCGGCGACTCTACGCTGGGGCCGGTCATTTACTGGGGTATCGTGTTTGGCTTGTGCGTCTTTATCGCCTACGGCCGGTTGGTTCTGCAACCATTTTGA
- a CDS encoding GNAT family N-acetyltransferase, which produces MMSEETILSVPVFSDLANLAFSLRREVFVAEQGVPAEEELDAYDLTADHYVAIKDGNVVATTRVIHKEEGAKLSRFAVRRSERGHGVGGRLMAFVLEDLSARDKPRVFMSAQADKIGFYEKYGFQAYGEEYLECDILHRMMKNWQDK; this is translated from the coding sequence ATGATGAGCGAAGAAACCATCCTCTCTGTCCCCGTCTTCAGTGACCTGGCTAACCTGGCATTCTCCCTTCGCCGGGAAGTTTTTGTCGCCGAGCAGGGTGTGCCCGCGGAAGAAGAGCTTGATGCGTACGACCTGACTGCCGATCACTATGTCGCCATCAAGGATGGCAACGTGGTGGCGACGACGCGGGTGATTCATAAAGAAGAAGGCGCCAAGCTTTCTCGGTTTGCGGTTCGCAGGTCAGAGCGAGGACACGGCGTGGGTGGGCGGCTGATGGCGTTTGTACTCGAAGATTTGAGCGCGCGTGATAAGCCGCGTGTTTTTATGAGTGCCCAGGCCGATAAGATCGGCTTCTACGAGAAGTATGGCTTTCAGGCCTACGGGGAAGAGTATCTGGAGTGCGATATCTTGCACCGCATGATGAAGAACTGGCAGGACAAATAA
- a CDS encoding DUF1254 domain-containing protein, translating to MKRTIGFLCAALLLISVPCIALGQVSPQTLDAISTPEQLTTPIGPLDFHDGTPSEETAQKAIDTVTFARALNVYNNSFRGSSALGLVKGFQSIGAESGDIIIFEELMDSNSLFLTANADTVYYLGWIDLSKGPVVIDQPSGGLGAINDMWFQWVIDMGRPGPDRGLGGKYLIVGPDYDGTLPQGGYFVAHAKTNTVLYALRAFIVDGKDPKPTVENIKQNLKIYPYVPGSFGSPIAEALEGKIRLAGEPKIPDTKFINGSGKSFNTIPPADFGFYEMINENVQNQPATSYDVELAGQLAAIGIVHGKEFNPDEKMKKILADAASVGQAYGRTLQWYFKKTNPEWAYYEGSNWGNMLFEGGALFETPPPAYEDGMFKPYPATGARTLNSRTAFYFAYTLDSPGMIMRIPGVGSQYLMSFLDANSKPFDGAKTYKVDLPKGIPAAAFWSFTVYDNQTRSMLKTPQRYPRAGSQSYPTPAAVANEDGSTTIYFSPEKPEGIEQGNWVQTDPEKGWFTILRLYSPLPSFFDKSWQPSEIELAN from the coding sequence ATGAAACGAACCATCGGCTTTCTATGTGCAGCGCTCTTGCTCATTTCGGTACCATGTATCGCGCTGGGTCAGGTATCGCCGCAAACACTGGACGCGATTTCCACGCCGGAACAACTCACAACGCCCATCGGCCCGCTTGATTTTCACGATGGGACGCCCAGTGAAGAGACCGCACAAAAGGCAATTGACACGGTCACGTTTGCTCGTGCGTTGAACGTGTATAACAACAGTTTTCGCGGTTCGTCGGCGCTGGGATTGGTCAAAGGCTTTCAGAGCATCGGAGCTGAAAGTGGCGACATTATCATCTTTGAAGAGTTGATGGATTCCAATTCGCTGTTTCTGACGGCGAACGCCGATACGGTTTATTACCTGGGATGGATCGACCTTTCCAAAGGCCCGGTCGTTATCGACCAACCTTCAGGTGGCCTCGGGGCGATCAACGACATGTGGTTTCAATGGGTCATCGATATGGGGCGTCCCGGCCCTGATCGTGGGCTGGGCGGAAAGTACTTGATCGTGGGGCCAGACTACGACGGTACGCTGCCGCAAGGTGGCTACTTCGTGGCGCACGCGAAGACAAACACGGTGCTGTATGCTTTGCGGGCCTTCATTGTCGATGGCAAAGATCCTAAGCCGACGGTCGAAAACATCAAACAAAACTTGAAGATCTATCCCTACGTGCCAGGCAGCTTTGGTTCGCCCATTGCAGAGGCCCTAGAAGGAAAGATCCGACTTGCCGGAGAGCCGAAGATCCCGGATACCAAGTTCATCAATGGTAGTGGGAAGTCTTTCAACACGATTCCTCCGGCCGATTTCGGTTTCTACGAGATGATCAATGAAAACGTGCAGAACCAGCCGGCGACCAGCTACGACGTCGAACTTGCTGGTCAACTGGCCGCGATCGGTATCGTGCATGGAAAGGAATTCAATCCTGACGAGAAGATGAAGAAGATCCTGGCCGATGCGGCCTCGGTCGGTCAGGCCTACGGTCGTACGCTGCAGTGGTACTTCAAAAAAACCAATCCAGAGTGGGCTTACTACGAAGGATCGAACTGGGGCAATATGCTCTTTGAAGGTGGGGCCCTTTTTGAAACGCCACCGCCAGCCTACGAAGATGGCATGTTCAAGCCCTATCCAGCTACCGGGGCACGAACGCTCAACTCGCGTACGGCATTCTACTTTGCTTACACGCTCGACTCGCCTGGCATGATCATGCGAATCCCAGGCGTGGGCTCGCAGTATCTGATGAGTTTCCTCGATGCCAACAGCAAGCCGTTCGATGGAGCGAAAACCTACAAAGTCGACTTGCCGAAGGGGATCCCGGCCGCCGCGTTCTGGTCGTTCACGGTTTACGACAACCAGACGCGGTCCATGTTGAAGACGCCGCAACGATACCCTCGTGCCGGTAGCCAAAGCTATCCGACGCCTGCCGCGGTCGCCAACGAAGATGGCTCGACCACCATCTACTTCAGTCCTGAAAAGCCAGAAGGAATCGAGCAGGGGAACTGGGTCCAGACCGATCCAGAGAAGGGTTGGTTTACGATCCTGCGTCTTTACAGTCCGCTGCCATCGTTCTTCGATAAATCTTGGCAGCCAAGCGAAATTGAGTTGGCCAACTAA
- a CDS encoding thiamine phosphate synthase: MTDPDNLNDGGLPPTMDISLWRTLDASANRASEGLRVIEDYVRYGQNDVFLTTELKTLRHQLDSTLQKFERAPAIQSRDTFGDVGTSVQGKLEQTRSGWADLLTANFKRLQQALRSLEEHAKLVDGEVAASFERGRYLSYSLEKMVMTTVAASQLFPQVSIYVLIDGGDDGHSFDTFVATLVDAEVDVIQLRDKKLDDRTLLARAQSLRKRTAGTSTKMILNDRADLAKVSGADGVHVGQEELTVSQVRSVLGAGKLVGVSTHSIDQARQAVRDGADYIGIGPTFPSGTKNFEAFPGVELLREVAGEITLPGFAIGGIDPSNIAEVAAVGIRRVAVAGSVTTAVDPGAVVQAMRTCLSTGSENS, from the coding sequence ATGACCGACCCCGACAATCTGAACGATGGCGGCTTACCGCCGACGATGGACATTTCGCTCTGGCGCACGCTGGACGCTTCCGCCAACCGGGCCAGTGAAGGGCTGCGGGTCATCGAAGATTATGTCCGTTACGGTCAGAACGACGTCTTTCTGACGACCGAGCTGAAAACGCTTCGGCACCAGCTGGACAGTACCCTGCAAAAGTTCGAGCGAGCGCCGGCCATCCAATCTCGCGACACCTTCGGCGATGTGGGAACGAGCGTCCAGGGGAAGTTAGAGCAAACGCGTTCCGGCTGGGCGGATCTTCTCACAGCCAACTTCAAACGCCTGCAACAAGCGCTGCGGAGCTTGGAAGAACATGCCAAGCTGGTCGACGGGGAAGTGGCAGCTTCGTTCGAACGAGGGCGGTACCTTTCTTACTCGCTCGAAAAGATGGTCATGACGACGGTCGCCGCCAGCCAGTTATTTCCCCAAGTGTCGATCTACGTTCTGATCGACGGTGGTGACGATGGACACTCGTTCGACACTTTCGTCGCCACGCTGGTGGATGCCGAAGTCGATGTCATCCAGCTTCGCGATAAGAAACTGGACGATCGCACGCTATTGGCCCGGGCCCAGTCGCTGCGAAAGCGAACCGCCGGTACCAGCACCAAAATGATCCTCAACGACCGAGCCGACTTGGCGAAAGTCAGCGGGGCCGACGGCGTACACGTCGGCCAGGAAGAACTGACGGTCAGCCAAGTGAGAAGCGTACTGGGGGCTGGCAAGCTGGTAGGCGTGTCGACGCACAGCATCGATCAGGCCCGGCAAGCGGTGCGTGATGGCGCCGACTACATCGGCATCGGCCCGACGTTTCCTAGTGGGACGAAGAACTTCGAAGCGTTCCCCGGAGTGGAGCTTCTGCGGGAAGTGGCTGGCGAGATTACGTTGCCTGGATTTGCGATTGGTGGGATTGATCCCAGCAACATAGCGGAAGTTGCGGCAGTGGGGATTCGACGCGTGGCGGTTGCTGGAAGTGTCACGACGGCGGTGGATCCGGGGGCGGTTGTTCAGGCCATGCGTACGTGTCTCTCCACTGGTTCAGAGAACTCATGA
- a CDS encoding ArsR/SmtB family transcription factor — MVRTPNSEPDVFGALSHPARRQMLEVLAEADYSVNEIAGHFAMSRPAVSQHLAILKDAGLVTDRREGRCIYYRMEPLGLKPVIDWVSHYRAFWPKHIEQLENLLDKMDE, encoded by the coding sequence ATGGTTAGAACTCCTAATTCCGAGCCGGACGTTTTTGGTGCTCTCAGTCATCCTGCACGTCGCCAGATGTTGGAAGTGCTCGCCGAGGCGGACTATTCGGTTAATGAGATCGCCGGACATTTCGCGATGAGCCGACCAGCTGTTTCACAGCACTTGGCTATTTTGAAAGATGCCGGCCTGGTCACCGACCGTCGCGAAGGACGGTGCATCTACTACCGGATGGAACCCCTGGGGCTCAAGCCGGTAATTGATTGGGTTTCGCATTACCGAGCGTTCTGGCCGAAGCATATCGAGCAACTGGAAAACTTGTTGGACAAGATGGACGAATGA
- a CDS encoding GrpB family protein, whose amino-acid sequence MPPPIKVELVPHDPVWAEIAAEESLRLKEALGALLVVVHPIGSTAIPEIHAKPIVDLMPVVGNLQQFDRNQSKIEQLGFRWWGELGLPGRRYCTKNDPATMVRLVQLHCYEQGSPEIVRHVAFRDYLCRHPRLARQYEQMKTECQLQHPNDSHAYSECKSKWIQRIELEAIAFFAPVLPVD is encoded by the coding sequence ATGCCCCCTCCGATCAAGGTTGAATTGGTTCCTCACGATCCTGTCTGGGCAGAGATCGCCGCCGAAGAGTCGCTCAGGCTGAAGGAAGCTTTGGGAGCTTTGCTGGTTGTCGTACATCCGATTGGCTCGACCGCCATCCCAGAGATTCACGCGAAGCCGATCGTCGATCTCATGCCCGTCGTCGGCAATCTTCAGCAGTTCGACCGAAACCAATCCAAGATTGAGCAACTGGGTTTTCGATGGTGGGGCGAACTTGGCTTGCCGGGGCGTCGTTATTGCACCAAGAACGATCCGGCAACCATGGTGCGTTTGGTGCAGTTGCATTGTTACGAGCAAGGCTCGCCAGAAATCGTCCGTCACGTAGCTTTCCGAGACTACTTGTGCCGTCATCCCCGTTTGGCCCGACAGTACGAACAGATGAAAACTGAATGCCAATTGCAGCACCCGAATGATTCACATGCCTATTCGGAATGTAAATCCAAGTGGATTCAGCGGATCGAGTTAGAAGCGATTGCCTTTTTTGCGCCAGTGCTACCCGTCGATTAG
- a CDS encoding carbohydrate porin, with product MSKTFPASLLATTFLFFASSAAVGQQVAFPESAFGQETSTPGQQYQAAVDQVSYYDDCGMSCGDVAPSCGDCCAATAHDSLWCRDKFAGDAGGHRSCLAASGITVEGAFTQFYQGPSSGGNKEVFRYGAKLDLFVNMDTGKLGLWEGGQLTMHAVDWQLGQNAILDATGLAPVNNAMLLPKLGEPAFAMTSLQYTQAVGGGYLVTGGRINMLDLWATFYPEYGRGIDGFMNLSMMVPMNVTPGLPLVTNGAGIIKAGERGVEAALLVFESQQSPTTVGLDFPNGVTIIGAARKYTDFMCQPGSHTLLGIYSTGEYTSFDTSGWAVVPGNGVVPAVKQGTWTAMYLGQQQLWADACNPKRKTSLFGYIGFSDPDNTPFQFTSSISIEKFGPFACRENDRAGIGYFYNGLNSDFQDTVSIVAPIGDLHGGEVYYNAEIVPWFHLTTDVQVIKPGLIANDTAVVLGLRGELEF from the coding sequence ATGTCGAAGACTTTCCCCGCGAGTCTCCTAGCGACGACGTTTTTGTTTTTTGCCAGTAGCGCCGCCGTCGGGCAGCAGGTTGCTTTTCCAGAATCGGCTTTCGGTCAAGAGACAAGCACCCCGGGTCAACAGTACCAGGCGGCCGTCGATCAGGTTTCGTACTACGACGATTGCGGTATGAGTTGCGGCGACGTTGCCCCGAGCTGCGGCGATTGTTGTGCAGCGACTGCACATGATAGCCTGTGGTGCCGCGACAAATTCGCCGGCGATGCAGGTGGACATCGAAGTTGTCTGGCCGCAAGTGGAATTACCGTCGAAGGTGCTTTCACGCAGTTTTATCAGGGCCCATCCAGTGGCGGCAACAAGGAGGTCTTTCGCTATGGCGCAAAGCTCGATCTGTTCGTCAACATGGACACCGGCAAGCTCGGCCTCTGGGAAGGTGGGCAATTGACCATGCACGCCGTTGACTGGCAGCTTGGCCAGAACGCGATTCTCGACGCGACCGGGCTTGCTCCGGTGAACAACGCGATGCTGCTACCCAAGTTGGGCGAACCAGCGTTTGCGATGACCAGTTTGCAATACACCCAGGCAGTTGGCGGAGGCTATCTAGTCACCGGCGGTCGCATCAATATGCTCGACCTGTGGGCCACGTTCTATCCGGAATACGGTCGCGGTATCGATGGCTTTATGAACTTGTCGATGATGGTTCCCATGAATGTCACGCCAGGCCTTCCCCTGGTGACCAATGGGGCTGGGATCATTAAAGCGGGCGAACGCGGCGTGGAAGCCGCACTGTTGGTCTTCGAGAGCCAGCAAAGCCCGACGACTGTTGGGCTCGATTTCCCTAATGGCGTGACAATTATTGGTGCGGCCAGGAAGTACACCGACTTCATGTGCCAGCCTGGCTCGCATACGCTGCTAGGGATTTATTCGACCGGGGAATACACCTCGTTTGATACCTCCGGCTGGGCTGTCGTGCCCGGCAACGGTGTTGTGCCAGCGGTGAAGCAAGGAACGTGGACGGCCATGTATCTCGGCCAGCAGCAGCTGTGGGCAGATGCCTGTAACCCTAAGCGTAAAACGAGCTTGTTTGGCTACATCGGATTCTCCGATCCCGATAACACTCCTTTTCAGTTCACGTCCAGCATTTCGATCGAAAAGTTTGGCCCCTTCGCTTGCCGCGAGAACGACCGAGCCGGTATCGGGTACTTCTACAACGGGCTGAACTCCGACTTCCAGGACACGGTTAGTATTGTCGCACCTATCGGCGACCTGCACGGCGGCGAAGTCTACTACAACGCCGAGATCGTCCCCTGGTTCCACCTGACCACCGATGTCCAGGTAATTAAGCCAGGTCTGATTGCCAATGACACGGCGGTTGTGTTGGGACTACGCGGCGAACTGGAGTTCTAA
- a CDS encoding ATP-dependent Clp protease ATP-binding subunit, with protein MYERFTDRARKVMQLANQEAQRFNHEYIGTEHILLGLIKEGSGVAANVLKTLEVDLRKIRLEVEKLVQSGPDMVTMGKLPQTPRAKKVIEYSMEEARNLNHNYVGTEHILLGLLREQEGVAAQVLMNLGLKLEDVREEVLNLLGHGMEGDSSREGRGEPGGTAEAGGNPGKGSKSKTPALDSFGRDLTELAKQGKLDPVIGRQREIERAIQVLCRRTKNNPVLLGEAGVGKTAIVEGFAQRVIDGDVPELLAEKRIVVLDLAMMVAGTKYRGQFEERIKAVMNEVRRAKNTILFIDELHTLVGAGGAEGAIDAANVLKPALARGEIQCIGATTLDEYRKYIEKDSALARRFQEIQVDPASKDETVEILKGLRDRYEEHHNVQITDDAIVAAAEFSDRYITGRCLPDKAIDVIDESGARVRLRVMTRPPDLKEIDEEVETLNRKKEQAVADQDFEKAASLRDQADKLKKKKEDIVKEWQAKSRQKDGVVDEEVIAEVVSKMTGIPLTRMSTEDSMRLMQMEDVLHKKVISQDDAIKAISKAVRRSRSGLKDPKRPTGTFVFAGPTGVGKTLLAKALAEFMFGDADALIQIDMSEYMEKHNVSRLIGAPPGYVGYEEGGQLTEKIRRRPYAVVLLDEIEKAHPDIFNMLLQVMEEGRLTDSFGRNVDFRNVILIMTTNAGAGAIKNESAFGFQSPEEGAEYESMKGRVEEEIGKVFRPEFINRLDQVIIFHHLTKEDLKQVIDLELSKVRERLQERGYDLVLTDSAKELIIKRSNQSDKAQDFGARPLRRAIENSIEDPLSEELLKGEFQGMDTITVDAIANDEGKLTRLDFKGSLQQPEPEEAVGAGSGGEGGESSDES; from the coding sequence ATGTACGAACGATTTACAGATCGTGCCCGCAAGGTGATGCAGCTGGCCAACCAAGAAGCCCAGCGGTTCAACCACGAATATATCGGCACCGAGCACATCCTTCTGGGCTTAATCAAAGAAGGTAGCGGCGTGGCTGCCAACGTTTTAAAGACGTTGGAAGTCGACCTGCGGAAGATTCGGCTTGAAGTCGAAAAGCTCGTCCAATCTGGTCCCGATATGGTGACCATGGGCAAGCTGCCGCAAACGCCTAGAGCCAAGAAAGTCATCGAGTATTCGATGGAAGAGGCTCGCAACTTAAACCATAACTACGTAGGCACCGAGCATATCCTGCTGGGTCTTCTGCGAGAACAAGAAGGCGTCGCCGCCCAGGTTCTCATGAACTTGGGTCTGAAGCTGGAAGACGTTCGCGAAGAAGTCCTCAACCTTCTCGGCCACGGCATGGAAGGCGACAGCAGCCGCGAAGGTCGCGGCGAGCCTGGCGGAACTGCCGAAGCTGGCGGTAACCCCGGCAAAGGCAGCAAAAGCAAGACGCCTGCTCTAGATAGCTTCGGTCGCGACCTGACCGAACTTGCCAAGCAAGGCAAGCTCGACCCTGTGATCGGTCGCCAGCGTGAAATCGAACGAGCCATTCAGGTTCTTTGCCGCCGTACCAAAAACAACCCGGTTCTGCTGGGTGAAGCTGGCGTCGGCAAGACGGCCATCGTCGAAGGTTTCGCACAACGCGTCATCGATGGCGACGTACCGGAACTGCTGGCCGAAAAACGTATCGTCGTGCTCGACTTGGCCATGATGGTCGCTGGTACCAAGTACCGTGGTCAGTTTGAAGAGCGGATCAAGGCCGTGATGAACGAAGTTCGTCGTGCCAAGAACACGATCCTCTTCATTGACGAGCTTCACACCCTGGTGGGTGCTGGTGGTGCGGAAGGCGCTATCGACGCAGCCAACGTGCTCAAGCCAGCACTGGCCCGTGGAGAAATTCAATGTATCGGTGCCACCACGCTCGACGAGTACCGCAAGTACATCGAGAAGGACAGTGCCCTCGCTCGACGTTTCCAGGAAATTCAGGTCGATCCGGCCTCGAAGGATGAAACCGTCGAGATCCTCAAGGGTCTGCGTGATCGGTACGAAGAACACCATAACGTTCAGATTACCGACGACGCCATCGTCGCGGCGGCTGAATTTTCGGATCGTTACATCACCGGACGCTGCCTGCCAGATAAGGCGATCGACGTGATCGACGAATCGGGTGCCCGCGTGCGGCTTCGCGTGATGACTCGTCCGCCAGATCTCAAGGAAATCGACGAAGAAGTCGAAACCTTGAACCGCAAGAAAGAACAAGCTGTCGCCGATCAAGACTTTGAGAAGGCTGCTTCTCTGCGTGATCAGGCCGACAAGCTGAAGAAAAAGAAGGAAGACATCGTCAAAGAATGGCAAGCCAAGAGCCGCCAGAAAGACGGTGTCGTCGACGAAGAAGTGATTGCCGAAGTGGTCAGCAAGATGACCGGCATTCCGCTGACTCGTATGTCGACTGAAGACAGCATGCGTCTGATGCAGATGGAAGACGTTCTGCACAAGAAGGTCATCAGCCAGGACGACGCCATCAAGGCGATCTCCAAAGCTGTTCGCCGTAGCCGCAGTGGCCTGAAGGATCCGAAGCGTCCGACCGGGACGTTCGTTTTCGCTGGACCCACCGGTGTCGGTAAGACCTTGCTCGCCAAGGCACTCGCTGAATTCATGTTCGGTGACGCCGACGCGTTGATTCAAATCGACATGTCCGAATACATGGAGAAGCACAACGTCAGTCGTCTGATTGGTGCCCCTCCGGGATACGTCGGTTACGAAGAAGGGGGCCAGCTGACCGAAAAGATTCGCCGTCGTCCTTACGCGGTCGTGCTGCTCGATGAAATCGAAAAGGCACACCCGGACATCTTCAACATGCTCTTGCAAGTGATGGAAGAAGGCCGCCTGACCGACAGCTTCGGTCGTAACGTCGACTTCCGGAACGTGATCTTGATCATGACCACCAATGCAGGTGCCGGCGCGATTAAGAACGAATCGGCTTTCGGTTTCCAATCACCCGAAGAAGGTGCCGAATACGAAAGCATGAAGGGACGCGTTGAAGAAGAAATCGGCAAGGTTTTCCGTCCTGAATTCATCAACCGCCTGGACCAGGTCATCATCTTCCATCACCTGACCAAGGAAGATCTGAAACAGGTCATCGACCTGGAACTGTCCAAGGTTCGCGAACGTCTTCAGGAACGTGGTTACGACCTCGTCCTGACCGACTCCGCGAAAGAGCTGATTATCAAACGCAGCAATCAGTCGGATAAGGCCCAAGACTTTGGTGCCCGACCACTACGCCGTGCGATTGAAAACTCGATCGAAGATCCATTGTCCGAAGAGCTCCTCAAAGGCGAGTTCCAAGGCATGGACACCATAACGGTCGACGCCATTGCCAACGACGAAGGCAAGCTCACCCGCTTGGACTTCAAAGGCTCGCTCCAGCAACCCGAACCCGAAGAAGCAGTCGGTGCCGGCAGCGGTGGCGAAGGTGGCGAATCGAGCGACGAAAGCTAA
- a CDS encoding SRPBCC family protein — protein MNPDDQTPKSQTETLLFVFDLKHPPEKVWRALTDPELLAQWLLPVVDLRPVPGQAFIFKAPPQPGWDGMVHCRLLEAELHQKISYTWTVGEMDTVVTFTLSQTESGTHVTLMHAGFKPDQKKNFGGARYGWQLMGEKLIELLRSVA, from the coding sequence ATGAACCCGGACGACCAGACTCCCAAGTCTCAGACGGAAACGCTGTTATTCGTTTTCGATTTGAAGCACCCACCTGAGAAAGTGTGGCGAGCACTAACCGATCCAGAGCTACTAGCCCAGTGGCTGTTGCCGGTGGTTGATTTAAGGCCTGTACCAGGCCAGGCCTTCATCTTTAAGGCACCGCCACAACCCGGCTGGGACGGCATGGTTCATTGTCGACTGCTTGAAGCTGAGCTCCATCAAAAGATCAGTTACACGTGGACTGTCGGTGAAATGGACACGGTCGTCACGTTCACGCTTTCGCAGACCGAATCTGGAACGCATGTGACGCTTATGCATGCTGGCTTTAAACCAGACCAAAAGAAGAACTTCGGTGGTGCCCGATATGGCTGGCAACTGATGGGCGAGAAGCTAATTGAACTGCTGCGTTCGGTTGCCTAG
- a CDS encoding tetratricopeptide repeat protein yields MLSTPWITCLWPGLSELWVRGRWTGLVWALGFTLLLNAALVSKGVWPELGNVWVRSGLWYFVLGFWLINAGWMGFRITSGSWDAIDATIDQLYQSAQTAYLKGQWYQAEAVLLRLLRREPDDADALLLLATLKRHTKQYDEARGTLEKLERLDASRRWWFEIHREKQLLNDREEGETEARVEASKTSTDNLGEQNAETGEPSLPEAA; encoded by the coding sequence ATGCTATCAACGCCATGGATTACCTGCCTGTGGCCGGGGCTCAGCGAGCTTTGGGTACGCGGGCGCTGGACTGGACTGGTTTGGGCTCTAGGATTCACGTTGCTGTTGAATGCGGCGCTGGTATCCAAAGGAGTTTGGCCAGAGCTAGGTAACGTCTGGGTTCGTAGTGGACTCTGGTATTTCGTCCTTGGCTTCTGGCTGATTAACGCAGGGTGGATGGGTTTCCGAATTACCTCGGGTAGTTGGGATGCCATCGATGCCACCATCGACCAGCTCTACCAAAGCGCCCAAACTGCCTATTTAAAAGGTCAATGGTACCAAGCCGAGGCAGTATTACTAAGGCTTCTACGGCGCGAGCCGGACGACGCAGATGCGCTCCTATTATTGGCGACGCTCAAGCGGCATACGAAGCAATATGACGAAGCGCGAGGGACACTCGAAAAATTAGAGCGTCTCGATGCTAGCCGACGCTGGTGGTTTGAAATTCACCGCGAGAAGCAGCTTCTTAATGATCGAGAAGAGGGGGAAACGGAAGCCCGCGTCGAAGCATCCAAAACTTCGACAGACAACTTGGGTGAACAAAACGCGGAGACAGGCGAACCCAGCCTACCGGAAGCCGCGTAA